GTCTTTGATTTGCTGAAGAGTGTAGGAACCCCAAGCTCCAAGCTGACCTTCTTTATTGATAAAGTGGTCACAACCTTTGGCGAACTTCGCACTGGCATCTCCCCCGATTTCACGGGCAAGATCACGATTCAAATCTTTTTCGTAGACGAATCCTTCTTTTTCACGGGCTGCCCACGCTGCATCTTCCATTTCATAGGCCGCGTCTTGAAGTTTGTTACCGGTGTTACCCATCGCTGATTTGGAACCGCCACCAAACATCAAAGGACAAAGTCCCAAGATCAATTGAAAGATATTTTGTTTTTGTGTGGCATCGGCTTGCGCTTGAACAGCTTGCTGATTTGCAGCTTCGACCGCCGCCATCTGCGCTTGCTGTTGTTGCACCATGTATTGTTGTTGCAGCTGCATGTTTTGAAAAACAGCGGCAGAGTTGGGTGCTGTTGTCGTTTGCGCTTGAACGAGGAATGGAACCGACATGATGAAAACCACGAATGTTTTGAAAGTCATATTGGTATCTCTTTCCCCAAATCTCATGATTAGACTTATCGGGAAATCGCCTTATTCCATGAGCTTACGGCGTCAAAAACTCTAGATTTTCTCATTTTGGGATCGTTTTGCGCCCGACTTAAGTGATGCGCAGCGAAGAATTGTTGGGAAAACGTTAGCTTTACGGAGTTTTCTTGCAAGCTGAGCGATCCGTGAATTAGGTTTTACGCGTGAACCCCGTATATGCTGCGAATAGGGCGCAGTGTTTCTACTAGACACCAAGAAATGTCTAACTATGGAGGATAGATGAACGTTTTGATGCTTACACTGGTGGTCCTGTTTTCTGCAAACTTCGGACATGCCGCTCCCGCTTCTCAGGAAGTTCCTTACTACGGCGAGAAATTTTACAGCGACCTCGCTTCTGGAATTAGCAACAACGATTTAAAAAATAGCATCAAACTAGTTTTAAGAAGTTACCACCTTCGTGTGAATGGGGGCCTTGATCAGATAGTCAATAACTGCAGCGGATCTAATTGTTATGCGCAGACTTCGATCGGATACAACGGAGCCCGCGTTTACTTGATGGGTAAATTCTATCTTCATGACAATGGCGGCGGAAATTACTCAGTAACAGATGTCTACTGTGACAACGAAAAGACAGCCGCCGATTTCAGAGGCGGAAACGCTCCCGCTCCCAACAGAATTCCTGACAGCAACGTGATCAACGTTGAGCACACCTGGCCACAAAGCCGTTTCTCTGGCAAATTCGATAAAGGCACTCAAAAAGCCGACCTTCATCACCTTTTCCCTACCGATTCAAAATTGAACTCTGTTCGTGGTAACAACAACTTCGGTGAAGTCGTGAAAGACACGAAAACGTTGGGTTGCCCGGCGTCTCGCTTCGGCACTCCAGACGGCGGTGGCAAAGAGATCTTTGAACCACCTCACAATCACAAAGGAAATGTCGCTCGCGCGTTGTTCTACTTCTCTTTGCGCTACGATCTTCCAATCAATGCCAGCGAAGAAGCTTTCTTACGTAAATGGGCTAAAGAAGATCCGATTGATGACGAAGAAATCCGTCGCAACGACGACATTTACGCAACTCAAGGTAACAGAAATCCATTCGTTGATTTCCCGAACCTTCAAGACAACATCGCTGATTTCTAGTTGTTAATTCCAAGTTAAATACCGAGAAGGGTCTGTGAAAACGGGCCCTTTTTCTTGACGTCATGCGACTTTTCAGAGAAGTTTCTGGGCATGGCTATCACCCTTCTACAACTTCAATCCGGTTACAAAGCCTTTGGTTCAAAAAGTCTTTTTGAAGACGCCACCTTTGCTATTAACGAAGGGGAACACGTTGGCGTTATCGGTCCCAACGGAGCCGGCAAATCCACTTTGTTTAAGATCCTGGTCGATCAAGAACATCTTGATCAAGGTATTGTCACAAAATCTCAACAACTGCGTTTGGGATATTTGGAGCAAGAATCTGATTGGAATGTCGACGAGAAGGTTGAAGAGTATCTTGCGAAGAACTGCATTAAACCACTGTGGGAACTTAAACAGTTTGGATTGAAATTAGGTTTAAGCGAAGCGCACTTTCAATCGCATTTAAAGCAACTCAGCGGTGGTTATCGCATGCGTGTGAAGCTTTTGTACTTAATTGGACAAGAGCCGAATTTACTTTTGCTGGACGAGCCCACGAACTTCTTGGACCTAGAAACTTTGTTGGTTTTAGAAAACTTCTTGCAAGAATTCAAAGGCGCGTTTCTTTTGATCTCACATGACCGCGAATTTCTTCGTCGCGTGACAGATCATATTCTAGAAGTTGAGTCTGGCGATATTGTGAAGTTTCCAGGAAGTCTTGATGACTACTTTGAGCAAAAAGCGATGCTCAATGAAATTTTGCAAAAACAAATTCTCAATCAGCAGGCTAAAAGAAAATCCATTATGGATTTCGTCACTCGTTTTGGAGCGAAAGCCACCAAAGCCCGTCAAGCGCAAAGCCGTTTGAAAGCTCTGGAAAAAATGGAAGTGATTGAGATGAAGGCGGCCCCCACGCATTCACACATCCATATTCCTCCGGCAAGTCCGACTGGAAAAACAATTCTCGAAATCGAGCATGCGGATTGCGGTTACGGCGACAAAGTCATTCTTAAAGATGTTTCACTGCGCTTAGAACGTGGCAATCATTTAGGCATCGTGGGTCTTAACGGTGCTGGTAAATCCACTTTGCTTAAATCTTTGGGTGAGCAAATTCCCTTGGTAAAAGGTTCCATTAAGTGGGGTCATCAAGTTAGTTTTTCTTATTTTGCTCAACACACTCCGGAAGCCTTAAATCCTGAACACACTGTGATTGAAGCGATGGCGTCTCTGGCACACAAAGAAGTGACTCATCAGGATGTTCTTAATATCGCAGGAAGTTTGTTGTTTTCTGGTGATGCGGCTTTGAAGAAAGTCAAAGTGCTTTCCGGTGGTGAGAAATCGCGCGTGGCTTTGGGGCAGATTCTTTTACAGAAATCTCCGTTACTATTATTAGATGAGCCGACGAATCATTTGGACTTCGACACGGTCGAAGCTTTGACGACAGCCTTGGAAAAATACGAAGGTACGATTGTGACCGTCAGCCATGATCGTGGTTTTATCGGTCGTGTCGCGAACAAGATTTTGGAAGTGAATCACGGTAAACTCACTCTTTATCCAGGCACCTATGACGAATACGTATGGAGTTTGCAAAAAGGCTTTTTGGCAGATCGAGTTTTTGAAAATGCCGACGCCTCTGTCCGCTCTGCTGGAAAATCGGATGAGTCCACAAAGTTTAACTACAAAGAAGAGCGCAAGAGACTTGAAGGTCAGATTAAAAAGTCTCAAAAGCTTATTGAAGACTGCGACAAGAAGATTGCCGATCTTAATAAGATGAGAGATTCTTTAAATGAAAAACTGATGAGCGCTGCGGGAGAAAAAGCGGGAACTCTGGCGAAAGAGCTCCACGACACGAGCGCTCAGATTGAAGATCTTGAAAACACCATGCTTCAAGCCATGGAAGATCAGCACAGTTTCGAAAGTGAACTCAAACAGCTTGTGGGGTCGTAATGACACGAATTCTTTTGATTGCTTTGGCTTTAAATCTGACGGCGTGTGCAAGTTATTTTAAGAAAAAAGAGTGTGAGTCTGTTAACTGGTTTGAACACGGAAAGAAAGTCGCTCTTCGTGGTGAATGGCTTAATTCAGATAAGCTCGTCAATGAGTGCCGCAAAGTCGAAGCTGAAATTCAAGAATCACAACTGGATCAGGGATTCAAAAGCGGTATGCAAAAATACTGCAGTCCTTCTTACGCTTATCAAGTCGGTAAAAGCGGAGACTTCTATTCTCGCGAAGTTTGCGAAGGACCTCAGATCAATGTTCTTTTGGCGGAACACAAAAAAGGCGTGAAAGACTATTGCGCAAAATCCAACGGTCAAAATGCCGGAGCCTCAGGAAAGAAATATCAAAACATTTGCCCTAAAGATTTAGAACCTGCGTTTTTGGCGGAATACCGCAAAGGCCGTAAAAGATACGTGCAAGCGATGATCAGTTCACGCGAATCCGATATTCATGAGATTGAAACAAAAATTGCTTCGCGCCGAGCCGATTTGAGTTACAACCAAGGTCGCTTAGGCAGTCTTGAAGGAGAAGTTTCGGCGTTGGAAGCTCAAAGAAATTTTACGCCGATCGCGAATTCATCACAACGCAGTTACTTGGATGGAAGAATTTCTTCTTTGTCGACGGATGTTTCTTCATTGCGCTCTACAGTTTCTGGCATTCAGATTGACATCAACAATCTAGACCGCGAACGCAAAACGAAAATGGATGAAATCAAAGAGTTTAAGGCAGAACTGCCAAGTCTTGATTAGTTGGGTACGCGGAACCATTCGATCGCGTCCACGTAAGCCTTCGGCTGATAAGCTTTAGCCTGTTCGCTCCAGTGGACTTCGCGCCAGCCAAGACTTTTAAAAGACGGACTTTCTACATCACGTTTCTGGATAAATTCAAAAACATTGGCCACTTGTTCAAGTTCCGTCTTCTTCATTAAAAGAGACGGCAAATGAAATTGCACAAAAGCGATGCCCTTGTTCTGAGCGCCAAAACCTTCCGCCCCCTCGCTTAAGAAACGAGAGAATTGAATTTCCCTTTTTGAATCGCAGTGATCGACGACCAAAAGTTTCTCCGTCACATCGGCATAATCCATGACATAACTAAAATTATAACCACCGCATTTTTCAACCACTGTACGTGTGGCTTTGATTTGCCCAAAAGATTTCAAAGGAATTGGATAACGAGAAGGAAGCATCCAAAGATTTTCTTTATCTTGAAGCGCGATTTGCAGTTTTGGTTGAGCTTTCGCGATCTTCACAAACTGTTGAAAAACTTTCGAGCTTTCTGACAAACCTTCCTGGCTGACGTAAAGAACATCAAAGGAAGCTTCCGCAAATGCATCTTGAAAACCATTAGAGCGAAGCTCATTGGTGAAATTTGCCACAAACAGGCGGTGCACTTCTGAATCTTTCATCGCCTGTGAAGTCGCAACGAAAGAGTTCACGTTTTTAATTGCGTCAGCCGCACGCAACAAAATAGTCTCTTGCGCACCCGGAATCCCCGCAACCGGTACAATTGGCAGCGCAGGAGAATGCTCAGAACGTAAAAGTTGTGGCAGATTCTGCGTAAAATAAAAACGTTCTTTCACCGAAAGGTCTTTAAACGAGCGAATCCAACTTGTGACCAGAAGTGGCCTTAAACTCAACTCAATAACTTGTTGGTCAATCAAAGACACGGCCTCTTGCTTGTTTTGGCAAGCGGCGAAATGTTCAGATTGTTTCCACGGCGAATCACAATAAGCCGAAACAGACTTAATCACATAAGGCCATTTCACTTTGCGCAAAGCTGTTTTGATTTTCGTTGTGGGATCACCGATATCCAAGTCACCGCTTTGCAAATATAAAAGGAAATCTGTGACAACTTCTTCCATCAAAGCTTGCTCTGAAAACAGAGCTTCATTTCTTTCACGATACCAGATTTTTAAAAGACCTTTTTCTAAGTGACCTGGGGCTTCTAAAAGTCTTTCGCCGATATAAATCTGATGACCTTGAACACGGAACAAATACGGTCGGTCTTGCAGAATCGTGATCTGCACTTTGCGATAGAAAGGCTCCATGCTTTCAAGGAGCCTTTCCGTCTGCTGAATACGGTAACTGAGATCCTTCACGTGCTCGCTAAAGAACTGACTGTAAGGCGTTGCCTTGTTAAGAGCACAACGGAAAACAGAATCCGTTCCACTCTCAGCGAGCCTGTCAATTCTTTCGACAACCTTGGAATCGATACAAAGCGGCCTCTTCGTCATCTGAAGAACCATCAGGCTAAGTAGGCCAAAACACACAAAACTCAAGGAGGTCAACCAACGAGCAATCATAGTACGGGCTAAGATTGCAAAAGGTAGACCTCACTGATTCCAATGTTTTCTAGAAAAACTTCATCGTGGGACACCACCAACAAAGCCCCTTGATATTCGCAAAGAGCCTCTTCGAGCACTTCAAGACTTGCGATATCCAAGTTGTTTGTCGGCTCATCCAAAATCAAAAACTGAGGAGCTGGAGAAGCTAAAAGAATTTTCGCAAGCGAAGCCTTGAGCTTTTCTCCCCCACTGAGTGAATTTACTTTTTGATGAACTTTTTCCCCCATAAACTGAAAGCGCGCCAGACGGTTTCTGGTTTCAATCAAATCATAGCGAGAATGTTCCATCACATTTTCTAGAATCGAAAGATCGCCGCTTAAAAGAGAATACTTTTGATCAAGAAAAGCCGTCGCCAGATCTCCTTTATGGAGAGATCCGAAAACTCGCGCCTCAGGCGGCGCCTGTCCCAGCAGAGTTTTAATCAAAGTGGTCTTACCTGCTCCGTTTGCTCCCGCTAAAGCCCAACGTTTGGGACCTTTCATCACCATAGAAATATCTTCGGGCCACAAACTCTTGTCTTGAGAAGAAAACCGGACGTTGAAATCTTTGAGTTCAAAAATCAATTTTCCTTCAGGCACTGAGGTCTCTGGCAGTTCCAGACCCAAAGTGCTTTCGCGTTTTGTTTTTGCAAACAAATCCTGAAAACTCTCTTGGGCTTTTTCCACACGTTTTTCCTCATGAGCTTGAATCCTGCCGTGGGTTTCCTGGGCGCGGCGTTTTAAGCCTCCGGCAATAATGCGCGGAATTCCGCCTCGTGCTGCTTTACGAGTTCCTTCTCTCATGCGCTTTTCTTGCGAGAGCAATTTTTCTTTGTGTTCTCTTTCCAATTTCTTTTTCTCGCGCCGAGCGCGGTCCAGTCTTTCTTCTTGAAGCTCTCTTTCATTTTCTTTTTGTTCTTTGTAAAACTCATAGTTTCCGCCATAGACGGACAATCCTTGATTTGAAAGTTCCAGAATGGAGTCCACATGATTTAAGAGATCACGGTCATGGCTGATAAGCAGTAAAGCTCCACGGTAGGAGTCTACAAATTCAGCGATATAGTTCCGTGCTTCTTTATCTAGATTGTTCGTAGGTTCATCTAAAATAAGTAAACCACCCGCTCGCGATAATGCTTCGGCAATACGCACACGGGTCCATTCTCCTCCGCTTAATGTGTTTAAGTAACTTTCTAAAGGAATATTTTGCAGCAAAGGGCCCCACTCCTCGGCAGAGACATGAGGACTGTCCCACAGATGAATTAAATATTCCGCAACCGTTTGGTTTTTTGCCTCTTCGGATTGTGCCAAATACACAATCGCGTGCGAAGTTTTGATTTCTCCTGACGAAGGCGAAAGAAGGCCCGCTAAAATTTTAGCTAACGTGCTTTTTCCCACGCCGTTGGGTCCCACCAAACCATAGCGAGAAGCGTTTAGAGAAAACGAAATATCTGAAAAAAGTTTTTCGCCTTGAGGAAGCTCAAAGCCCAGCGACCTTGCGGTCACGCTTATTAAATTATTTTGCATATAGAAAATCCGTCCAAAGACCCTGATTGGGTCGAATGAAGTTTTAGAATAAGGAATAATGACGGATTTAATTTCTCATAGACGTCAGGAGTGACCCCGACAAGAATAAGGCTAACATAAGGCCGCGTGAATTACAAGAGCGGCCTTTTTGAAGGTCCTACCAGCACGGTGGAACGACTTGAATACCTTTTAAAACGGATTTGATGGCATCAGCATACTTGCTGTCTTTCGTAACCAGAATCACATCGCTGTTTTTATCCTTGGCCTCAGGAAGTTTGCCCTCGCACAAAGTTTTATTCTTTTGTTCGTCGTGAGTTGTTTTAGAAACTTCACCCGGAACTGTTAAAAAGCCCTCAAGCTTCAGAGCTTCTTTCGTTCTTGTCACAACCATATAAGTCACACGGAAAGTCGCACCGACTTCACGGTTATTTAAGGCAACGCCAGTCAGCGGTACTAAACGAAGCTCTTCTTTTGTTTCCTTTTCAGGATAACGGCCGATAGAGATCTCTTTGAGTTGATAAACTGATTCTGAAACAAATGCCTGCTCTGCGCCCTCTTCTTTCAAAGAGTATTTTAGCAAATGACGGGCTTCTGCTTCGGGAACTTGCTCAACAGTGCGTTGAACGGAAATTTCACAAGAACTCTTGGTATCGAGTTGTAGTAGATGACAAGTGACTTTGTTTTTATCCAAAGCTTTTGCTTGAACAAAAAGGGATTCCAAAGCTTCTCCGCTGACCTTGCCTGTGTCACCCATGCCGTCGTCGGCTTGAATCTCCACATCGAAGATGCGCACGTCAAAGCCCGTTTCAGACATTTTCTTAATTAGTTCATCCTGACGAATGTTTGCACCCTGTTGAAGAATATAATTTTTTACGACGCGGATATTATTGTAATCACCTTGACCCAAAGGCTTGGCTTGCACAAGAGTCGAACGCTCAACCGCCGGCTTCGGAGATGTTTTGCCCGCCGCGCGCTGCTGCGTCTTTCTTGCTGCTTCTTCTTTTTTAGCAGTGGCATCAGCTTCTGCTTGCTGAGAAATATCTTCTTTCGCAGCTGCGCACTGAGATTTTGGTGAAATTTCTTTTACGAGATTGCAGAACTGATCGCCAGGCAAGTTCTTCAGCGTGTAAAGGCTCGTCAAAAACTCTGTGAGAATCAATTGGGCTTTGTCGGCATCGGTGGCGTCTTTCACAGTGCGTGAGTCGATCCACACTTCAAACTGCGTTTGGCGAGCTTGGGCCTGCGCTGTGGATTCAGAATACGTCATGGAAAGAGATTTCGCTTCGTCCTTCTTGAGATCCATTGGAGCAATGATCCATTTTTTTAACTTAAAAAGTGTCGGCCATGAAGTCGTTGAACCTTCGCTCAGGTTATCGAAAGTGGTTTTTAAATATTGTTGATAAGGCACGAGGCTTGTTGGATCGACGACCTGACCTTCTTGTTCTTTTGTCAGTTTCGTGCGCCCAGCGACAGATTCCACCTTCGCATTTTTATTATTTGACGCCACACGTGGAGTGACCTGGTGACCAGCCTCTTGACAGGCTGACAAAATAAGGGACGTCACGACCAGTACGGAAGGGATCAAATGGGAATATCTGCGCTTAGAGTTCATAAGAGCACCTCTTGGCATTCTTATTATCAAAAATAGTGCCCCGTCTCATTCTGAGAAATCCTTAAAACCCTCTCACTGAAAGGGTATTGCGAATCCGGTCGATTTTTTGTCCCCAAGATTGATCATCCTGTCGATTTGTGGGAAGTTTATTTTGTTTTGAAATACGCACTCTGGATCGTTGTATCACTCATTCTTCATCTCGCTCTTGGCAGCTACCTTTGGTTTTGTGGTCATGAGAATCCACATTCTTTTCACGAAGAAATTCTAGATCTCACTTTGGCGACTTCAGCCGCACAAACAAACGCTGTCGCTCCTGTGATGACGCCTTCAGTGGTGAAAAAAACTTCGGTCTCAGGTCCTCCAAGCTTTGAAGGAAAAAATATTTCAGAAACAACAGCCCAGGAAAGTCCTGCAGAAGGAGCAAATTCTTCTGAGAGCGCTGAATCCACACCTGTGGGCTGGGGTGAAGTCACACGTTTCCCAAAAGTGGCGAAAGAAGTAAAAGCCACCTACCCTGCCGAAGCAAAAAAAGCCGGAGTAGACGGTGCTGTTGTTTTGGATGTTTTGATTGATCGCTCCGGCAAAGTCCGAGACGTCAATGTCATCAGCGGTCCTGGCTTTGGATTGAATGAATCTGCGATTGAAGCCTTAAAGCAATTCGAATTTCAACCTGCGCAAAAAGGATCTGAATCTGTTGCAGTTAAGATTCGTTATACCTACCGATTTAAATTAGATGTGAATTAACTAAAGGGAACTCCTCGTGAAACAAGTTTATTTATTGCTTTCCTTATTGATCAGCGCTCCAGCGTGGGCTCAAGAAACTCCGCCTTCTTTTGAAACTGTGGTGGAAGATGTTGTCTTTAATACTTCAAGTCGTATCGTGATTGATGAAAAGACGATTAAAGATTCTCGTGCTCCTAATATTACGTCTCTTCTGGCAAGCCAAGCCAATGTCACCGTGACCAATACACCGTTTCAACCGAACTCCATCTACATCCGTGGTGGAGACTCAAGCCACTTGTTGATTTTAGTCGACGGTGTTCCTTTTTACGATGCTTCAACAATTCAAAGAACGTTCAATCTTAATTCATTGGACGTCAAATCCGTTCGACGCATTGAAATTATTAAAGGCAGCCAGACCGTTCTTTACGGTGGTCAGGCTTTAAGTGGTGTTATTAAAATTGAAACCATTCCTCAAGAACTTAAAGAAAGAAGCGGAATCCAAGGAGAGCTTGGCACTCAGAATGCCCGCGATATTTCTGCAACTCACACCGAAATGCTCACGTATGACAGTGGGATGATTATTCGCGGTCACGGTTCCTGGAAAGACGCGGAGTCTCCGGTTCTGGATTCATCCCGAACTTATTCTCGCAACAACTGGAATGCGGAAGGTGCTTACGCTTGGAAGGGCGCCGTTGAAGGACATCTTAAGGCTAACTACATTCAGGAACTCAACTATTCCGCAACTTCCGGAATGAGTTATCAAATCGTCGATACTTCAAATTTTGAACAATACGCGCGACAGCTAGGTGTGTCTTCAAATTTGAAGTTCAATAATTTTATTTGGTCTCCTCGTTTAACGTTGAGTGCGCAAAACAGTCTTCGAACTTTCAATCAGC
This region of Bdellovibrio sp. BCCA genomic DNA includes:
- a CDS encoding ABC-F family ATP-binding cassette domain-containing protein, with translation MAITLLQLQSGYKAFGSKSLFEDATFAINEGEHVGVIGPNGAGKSTLFKILVDQEHLDQGIVTKSQQLRLGYLEQESDWNVDEKVEEYLAKNCIKPLWELKQFGLKLGLSEAHFQSHLKQLSGGYRMRVKLLYLIGQEPNLLLLDEPTNFLDLETLLVLENFLQEFKGAFLLISHDREFLRRVTDHILEVESGDIVKFPGSLDDYFEQKAMLNEILQKQILNQQAKRKSIMDFVTRFGAKATKARQAQSRLKALEKMEVIEMKAAPTHSHIHIPPASPTGKTILEIEHADCGYGDKVILKDVSLRLERGNHLGIVGLNGAGKSTLLKSLGEQIPLVKGSIKWGHQVSFSYFAQHTPEALNPEHTVIEAMASLAHKEVTHQDVLNIAGSLLFSGDAALKKVKVLSGGEKSRVALGQILLQKSPLLLLDEPTNHLDFDTVEALTTALEKYEGTIVTVSHDRGFIGRVANKILEVNHGKLTLYPGTYDEYVWSLQKGFLADRVFENADASVRSAGKSDESTKFNYKEERKRLEGQIKKSQKLIEDCDKKIADLNKMRDSLNEKLMSAAGEKAGTLAKELHDTSAQIEDLENTMLQAMEDQHSFESELKQLVGS
- a CDS encoding DUF2799 domain-containing protein, giving the protein MTRILLIALALNLTACASYFKKKECESVNWFEHGKKVALRGEWLNSDKLVNECRKVEAEIQESQLDQGFKSGMQKYCSPSYAYQVGKSGDFYSREVCEGPQINVLLAEHKKGVKDYCAKSNGQNAGASGKKYQNICPKDLEPAFLAEYRKGRKRYVQAMISSRESDIHEIETKIASRRADLSYNQGRLGSLEGEVSALEAQRNFTPIANSSQRSYLDGRISSLSTDVSSLRSTVSGIQIDINNLDRERKTKMDEIKEFKAELPSLD
- a CDS encoding ABC-F family ATP-binding cassette domain-containing protein; translation: MQNNLISVTARSLGFELPQGEKLFSDISFSLNASRYGLVGPNGVGKSTLAKILAGLLSPSSGEIKTSHAIVYLAQSEEAKNQTVAEYLIHLWDSPHVSAEEWGPLLQNIPLESYLNTLSGGEWTRVRIAEALSRAGGLLILDEPTNNLDKEARNYIAEFVDSYRGALLLISHDRDLLNHVDSILELSNQGLSVYGGNYEFYKEQKENERELQEERLDRARREKKKLEREHKEKLLSQEKRMREGTRKAARGGIPRIIAGGLKRRAQETHGRIQAHEEKRVEKAQESFQDLFAKTKRESTLGLELPETSVPEGKLIFELKDFNVRFSSQDKSLWPEDISMVMKGPKRWALAGANGAGKTTLIKTLLGQAPPEARVFGSLHKGDLATAFLDQKYSLLSGDLSILENVMEHSRYDLIETRNRLARFQFMGEKVHQKVNSLSGGEKLKASLAKILLASPAPQFLILDEPTNNLDIASLEVLEEALCEYQGALLVVSHDEVFLENIGISEVYLLQS
- a CDS encoding energy transducer TonB, whose amino-acid sequence is MKYALWIVVSLILHLALGSYLWFCGHENPHSFHEEILDLTLATSAAQTNAVAPVMTPSVVKKTSVSGPPSFEGKNISETTAQESPAEGANSSESAESTPVGWGEVTRFPKVAKEVKATYPAEAKKAGVDGAVVLDVLIDRSGKVRDVNVISGPGFGLNESAIEALKQFEFQPAQKGSESVAVKIRYTYRFKLDVN
- a CDS encoding endonuclease I family protein, with product MNVLMLTLVVLFSANFGHAAPASQEVPYYGEKFYSDLASGISNNDLKNSIKLVLRSYHLRVNGGLDQIVNNCSGSNCYAQTSIGYNGARVYLMGKFYLHDNGGGNYSVTDVYCDNEKTAADFRGGNAPAPNRIPDSNVINVEHTWPQSRFSGKFDKGTQKADLHHLFPTDSKLNSVRGNNNFGEVVKDTKTLGCPASRFGTPDGGGKEIFEPPHNHKGNVARALFYFSLRYDLPINASEEAFLRKWAKEDPIDDEEIRRNDDIYATQGNRNPFVDFPNLQDNIADF